The following proteins are co-located in the Larus michahellis chromosome 9, bLarMic1.1, whole genome shotgun sequence genome:
- the BTK gene encoding tyrosine-protein kinase BTK isoform X1 — MAADGARPTSRCRQLSPSCRAARREGAPRKRKLMEEEETARTCPICPALLSVTQLLRLKQPGEHIAEEAGVADMASVILESIFLKRSQQKKKTSPLNFKKRLFLLTESKLSYYEYDFERGRRGSKKGSVDIEKITCVETVMPENNPPPERQVPRKGEEYNNMEQISIIERFPYPFQVVYDEGPLYVFSPTEELRKRWIHQLKSVIRYNSDLVQKYHPCFWIDGQYLCCSQTAKNAMGCQILESRNGSLKVGRSHRKTKKPLPPTPEEDQMVMKPLPPEPAPSTAGEMKKVVALYNYLPMNAQDLQLQKGEEYFILEESHLPWWKARDKNGREGYIPSNYVTETRNSLEIFEWYSKNITRSQAEQLLKQEGKEGGFIVRDSTSKTGKYTVSVYAKSSVDPQGTIRHYVVCCTPQNQYYLAEKHLFNTIPELITYHQHNSGGLISRLKYPVSPHQKSAPSTAGLGYGSWEIDPKDLTFLKELGTGQFGVVKYGKWRGQYNVAIKMIREGSMSEDEFIDEAKFMMNLSHEKLVQLYGVCTKQRPIFIITEYMANGCLLNFLRETRQRFQPAELLEMCKDVCEAMEYLESKQFLHRDLAARNCLVNDQGIVKVSDFGLSRYVLDDEYTSSMGSKFPVRWSPPEVLLYSKFSSKSDVWAFGVLMWEVFSLGKMPYERFNNSETTEHVIQGLRLYRPQQASERVYAIMYSCWHEKAEERPTFTALLGSIRDITDEEP, encoded by the exons ATGGCGGCAGATGGAGCCAGACCCACATCCCGCTGCCGCCAGCTCTCACCATCTTGTCGGGCGGCCCGAAGAGAAGGAGCGCCCCGGAAGCGGAAGCTGATGGAAGAGG AGGAGACAGCGAGGACGTGTCCCATCTGCCCGGCACTGCTGTCAGTGACACAGCTGCTGAGACTCAAG CAACCCGGCGAGCACATCGCGGAGGAGGCCGGGGTGGCCGACATGGCCAGCGTCATCCTGGAGAGCATCTTCTTGAAGCGCTCacagcagaagaagaaaacatctcCCCTCAACTTCAAGAAGCGCCTGTTCCTGTTGACAGAGAGCAAGCTGTCCTACTATGAGTATGACTTTGAGCGGGGG CGCCGGGGCAGCAAGAAGGGCTCAGTGGACATTGAGAAGATCACCTGTGTGGAGACGGTGATGCCTGAAAACAACCCTCCTCCTGAACGGCAGGTCCCG aggaaaggagaggaatacAACAACATGGAGCAGATCTCCATCATCGAACGGTTCCCCTACCCCTTCCAG GTGGTATATGATGAAGGGCCCCTCTACGTCTTCTCCCCGACGGAGGAATTGCGCAAACGCTGGATCCATCAACTGAAGAGCG TGATCCGGTACAACAGCGACCTGGTACAGAAGTACCACCCCTGCTTCTGGATCGACGGCCAGTACCTGTGCTGCTCCCAGACAGCCAAGAATGCCATGGGCTGCCAGATCCTGGAGAGCAGGAACGGCA GTTTAAAAGTTGGACGGTCACATCGCAAGACAAAGAAGCCTCTTCCCCCCACTCCTGAGGAGGACCAG ATGGTGATGAAGCCCCTGCCCCCCgagccagcccccagcacagcaggtGAGATGAAGAAGGTGgtggccctctacaactacctgccGATGAACGCGCAGgacctgcagctgcagaagggcGAGGAATACTTCATCCTGGAGGAAAGCCACCTGCCCTGGTGGAAAGCCCGTGACAAGAATGG GAGGGAAGGATACATCCCCAGCAACTATGTCACTGAAACCAGAAATTCCTTGGAGATCTTTGA GTGGTACTCAAAGAATATCACTCGGAGTCAAGCAGAGCAACTGCTGAAACAGGAG GGTAAGGAAGGGGGCTTCATTGTCCGAGACTCCACCAGCAAGACAGGGAAATACACTGTCTCCGTCTATGCCAAGTCCTCTGT AGACCCCCAAGGCACGATCCGCCATTACGTTGTATGCTGCACCCCCCAGAATCAGTATTAcctggcagaaaagcacctgTTCAACACCATCCCGGAGCTCATCACGTACCATCAGCACAACTCTGGCG GGCTCATATCCAGACTGAAGTACCCTGTGTCTCCACACCAGAAAAGTGCTCCTTCCACAGCTGGCCTTGGCTACG GGTCGTGGGAGATTGACCCGAAGGATCTGACCTTTCTGAAGGAACTGGGGACGGGGCAGTTTGGCGTGGTGAAGTATGGGAAATGGAGAGGCCAGTACAACGTTGCTATCAAGATGATCAGGGAGGGCTCCATGTCAGAGGATGAGTTTATCGACGAAGCCAAATTCATGAT GAACCTATCACATGAGAAGCTGGTGCAGCTCTATGGGGTCTGCACCAAGCAGCGTCCCATCTTCATCATCACCGAGTACATGGCCAACGGCTGTCTCCTGAACTTCCTGAGGGAAACTCGGCAGCGGTTCCAGCCTGCCGAGCTGCTGGAGATGTGCAAGGATGTCTGTGAAGCTATGGAGTACCTAGAATCCAAGCAATTCCTACACCGAGACCTG GCTGCTCGCAACTGTTTGGTGAATGACCAAGGAATTGTGAAAGTATCAGATTTTGGCCTTTCCAG GTACGTTCTAGATGATGAGTATACAAGCTCCATGGGGTCAAAGTTTCCAGTGCGGTGGTCTCCCCCTGAAGTGCTTCTGTACAGCAAGTTCAGCAGCAAGTCTGACGTCTGGGCTTTTG GTGTTCTGATGTGGGAGGTTTTCTCTCTGGGGAAGATGCCTTACGAGAGGTTTAATAACAGCGAGACAACAGAGCACGTCATCCAAGGCCTGCGTCTCTACCGGCCGCAGCAGGCCTCGGAGCGGGTCTACGCCATCATGTACAGCTGCTGGCATGAG AAGGCCGAGGAGCGTCCCACCTTCACCGCGCTGCTGGGCAGCATCCGGGACATCACGGACGAGGAGCCCTGA
- the BTK gene encoding tyrosine-protein kinase BTK isoform X2, whose product MASVILESIFLKRSQQKKKTSPLNFKKRLFLLTESKLSYYEYDFERGRRGSKKGSVDIEKITCVETVMPENNPPPERQVPRKGEEYNNMEQISIIERFPYPFQVVYDEGPLYVFSPTEELRKRWIHQLKSVIRYNSDLVQKYHPCFWIDGQYLCCSQTAKNAMGCQILESRNGSLKVGRSHRKTKKPLPPTPEEDQMVMKPLPPEPAPSTAGEMKKVVALYNYLPMNAQDLQLQKGEEYFILEESHLPWWKARDKNGREGYIPSNYVTETRNSLEIFEWYSKNITRSQAEQLLKQEGKEGGFIVRDSTSKTGKYTVSVYAKSSVDPQGTIRHYVVCCTPQNQYYLAEKHLFNTIPELITYHQHNSGGLISRLKYPVSPHQKSAPSTAGLGYGSWEIDPKDLTFLKELGTGQFGVVKYGKWRGQYNVAIKMIREGSMSEDEFIDEAKFMMNLSHEKLVQLYGVCTKQRPIFIITEYMANGCLLNFLRETRQRFQPAELLEMCKDVCEAMEYLESKQFLHRDLAARNCLVNDQGIVKVSDFGLSRYVLDDEYTSSMGSKFPVRWSPPEVLLYSKFSSKSDVWAFGVLMWEVFSLGKMPYERFNNSETTEHVIQGLRLYRPQQASERVYAIMYSCWHEKAEERPTFTALLGSIRDITDEEP is encoded by the exons ATGGCCAGCGTCATCCTGGAGAGCATCTTCTTGAAGCGCTCacagcagaagaagaaaacatctcCCCTCAACTTCAAGAAGCGCCTGTTCCTGTTGACAGAGAGCAAGCTGTCCTACTATGAGTATGACTTTGAGCGGGGG CGCCGGGGCAGCAAGAAGGGCTCAGTGGACATTGAGAAGATCACCTGTGTGGAGACGGTGATGCCTGAAAACAACCCTCCTCCTGAACGGCAGGTCCCG aggaaaggagaggaatacAACAACATGGAGCAGATCTCCATCATCGAACGGTTCCCCTACCCCTTCCAG GTGGTATATGATGAAGGGCCCCTCTACGTCTTCTCCCCGACGGAGGAATTGCGCAAACGCTGGATCCATCAACTGAAGAGCG TGATCCGGTACAACAGCGACCTGGTACAGAAGTACCACCCCTGCTTCTGGATCGACGGCCAGTACCTGTGCTGCTCCCAGACAGCCAAGAATGCCATGGGCTGCCAGATCCTGGAGAGCAGGAACGGCA GTTTAAAAGTTGGACGGTCACATCGCAAGACAAAGAAGCCTCTTCCCCCCACTCCTGAGGAGGACCAG ATGGTGATGAAGCCCCTGCCCCCCgagccagcccccagcacagcaggtGAGATGAAGAAGGTGgtggccctctacaactacctgccGATGAACGCGCAGgacctgcagctgcagaagggcGAGGAATACTTCATCCTGGAGGAAAGCCACCTGCCCTGGTGGAAAGCCCGTGACAAGAATGG GAGGGAAGGATACATCCCCAGCAACTATGTCACTGAAACCAGAAATTCCTTGGAGATCTTTGA GTGGTACTCAAAGAATATCACTCGGAGTCAAGCAGAGCAACTGCTGAAACAGGAG GGTAAGGAAGGGGGCTTCATTGTCCGAGACTCCACCAGCAAGACAGGGAAATACACTGTCTCCGTCTATGCCAAGTCCTCTGT AGACCCCCAAGGCACGATCCGCCATTACGTTGTATGCTGCACCCCCCAGAATCAGTATTAcctggcagaaaagcacctgTTCAACACCATCCCGGAGCTCATCACGTACCATCAGCACAACTCTGGCG GGCTCATATCCAGACTGAAGTACCCTGTGTCTCCACACCAGAAAAGTGCTCCTTCCACAGCTGGCCTTGGCTACG GGTCGTGGGAGATTGACCCGAAGGATCTGACCTTTCTGAAGGAACTGGGGACGGGGCAGTTTGGCGTGGTGAAGTATGGGAAATGGAGAGGCCAGTACAACGTTGCTATCAAGATGATCAGGGAGGGCTCCATGTCAGAGGATGAGTTTATCGACGAAGCCAAATTCATGAT GAACCTATCACATGAGAAGCTGGTGCAGCTCTATGGGGTCTGCACCAAGCAGCGTCCCATCTTCATCATCACCGAGTACATGGCCAACGGCTGTCTCCTGAACTTCCTGAGGGAAACTCGGCAGCGGTTCCAGCCTGCCGAGCTGCTGGAGATGTGCAAGGATGTCTGTGAAGCTATGGAGTACCTAGAATCCAAGCAATTCCTACACCGAGACCTG GCTGCTCGCAACTGTTTGGTGAATGACCAAGGAATTGTGAAAGTATCAGATTTTGGCCTTTCCAG GTACGTTCTAGATGATGAGTATACAAGCTCCATGGGGTCAAAGTTTCCAGTGCGGTGGTCTCCCCCTGAAGTGCTTCTGTACAGCAAGTTCAGCAGCAAGTCTGACGTCTGGGCTTTTG GTGTTCTGATGTGGGAGGTTTTCTCTCTGGGGAAGATGCCTTACGAGAGGTTTAATAACAGCGAGACAACAGAGCACGTCATCCAAGGCCTGCGTCTCTACCGGCCGCAGCAGGCCTCGGAGCGGGTCTACGCCATCATGTACAGCTGCTGGCATGAG AAGGCCGAGGAGCGTCCCACCTTCACCGCGCTGCTGGGCAGCATCCGGGACATCACGGACGAGGAGCCCTGA
- the TIMM8A gene encoding mitochondrial import inner membrane translocase subunit Tim8 A, with protein MDAPSAAGLGGADPQLQRFIEVETQKQRFQQLVHQMTELCWEKCMDKPGPKLDSRAETCFVNCVERFIDTSQFILNRLEQTQKSKSAFSESLSD; from the exons ATGGATGCGCCGTCCGCCGCCGGGCTGGGCGGCGCCGACCCTCAGCTCCAGCGGTTCATCGAGGTGGAGACGCAGAAGCAGCGTTTCCAGCAACTGGTGCACCAAATGACCGAGCTCTGCTGG GAGAAGTGCATGGACAAGCCGGGTCCGAAGCTGGACAGCCGGGCCGAGACGTGCTTCGTGAACTGCGTGGAGCGCTTCATCGACACCAGCCAATTCATCCTCAACCGGCTGGAGCAGACGCAGAAGTCCAAGTCGGCCTTTTCAGAGAGCCTGTCCGATTGA
- the LOC141748314 gene encoding magnesium transporter NIPA2-like isoform X2 yields the protein MGAAGGRAGFYVGLGLALASSAFIGGSFILKKKGLLRLCRRGRARAVGVGEAANFAAYAFAPATLVTPLGALSVLVSAVLSSTFLNEQLNVHGKIGCILSILGSTVMVIHAPQEEEVSSLESMAEKLKDPGFIVFAVCVLVSSLLLIFVAGPRYGQSNVLVYVLVCSAIGSLSVSCVKGLGIALKELFSGKPVLKEPLGWVLLVCLVICISVQINYLNKALDIFNTSVVTPVYYVLFTTSVMMCSAILFKEWQHMVLDNIIGTISGFLTIVSGIFLLHAFRDMPFTPDLLPLFLQQGRTDLHASWRSADRHQSCQHQPLLRSEDKGSQSAEEEEEEEGESV from the exons atgggggcggcaggcgggcgggccgGCTTTTACGTGGGGCTGGGCCTGGCCCTGGCCTCCAGCGCCTTCATCGGCGGCAGCTTCATCCTCAAGAAGAAGGGGCTGCTCCGGCTGTGCCGCCGCGGCCGCGCCAGGGCAG TGGGAGTTGGAGAAGCAGCAAATTTTGCTGCCTATGCCTTTGCCCCTGCAACATTGGTAACTCCACTGGGTGCTCTAAGTGTCCTTGTTAG TGCAGTTCTGTCTTCCACCTTCCTGAATGAGCAGCTGAATGTTCATGGGAAGATTGGCTGCATCCTCAGTATCCTGGGCTCCACAGTGATGGTGATCCACGCTCCGCAGGAAGAAGAGGTTTCCAGCCTGGAGTCAATGGCAGAGAAGCTGAAAGATCCAG gattCATTGTATTTGCTGTATGTGTCCTGGTGAGCTCCCTTCTGCTTATCTTTGTGGCTGGACCCCGTTATGGACAGAGCAATGTCCTGGTTTATGTTTTGGTCTGCTCTGCCATCGGCTCGCTTTCTGTGTCTTGCGTCAAAGGCTTGGGGATTGCCCTGAAAGAACTGTTTTCTGGGAAGCCAGTCCTGAAAGAACCACTGGGTTGGGTGCTCCTGGTGTGCCTGGTGATCTGCATCAGCGTCCAGATCAACTATCTGAACAAAGCCTTGGACATCTTCAACACATCCGTGGTCACACCCGTTTACTATGTGCTCTTCACCACATCAGTCATGATGTGCTCTGCCATCCTCTTCAAGGAGTGGCAACACATGGTGCTAGACAACATCATCGGCACCATCAGCGGCTTCCTCACCATCGTGTCTGGCATCTTCCTCCTGCACGCCTTCAGGGACATGCCCTTCACCCCTGACCTCCTGCCCCTCTTCCTGCAGCAAGGCAGGACAGACCTGCACGCCTCGTGGAGGAGTGCAGACAGGCATCAGTCATGCCAGCACCAGCCTCTTCTGCGCTCAGAGGACAAAGGCTCTCAGAgcgcagaggaggaagaggaggaggaaggtgaaagCGTGTGA
- the LOC141748314 gene encoding magnesium transporter NIPA2-like isoform X1 has protein sequence MGAAGGRAGFYVGLGLALASSAFIGGSFILKKKGLLRLCRRGRARAGQGGHAYLQEWLWWAGLLCMGVGEAANFAAYAFAPATLVTPLGALSVLVSAVLSSTFLNEQLNVHGKIGCILSILGSTVMVIHAPQEEEVSSLESMAEKLKDPGFIVFAVCVLVSSLLLIFVAGPRYGQSNVLVYVLVCSAIGSLSVSCVKGLGIALKELFSGKPVLKEPLGWVLLVCLVICISVQINYLNKALDIFNTSVVTPVYYVLFTTSVMMCSAILFKEWQHMVLDNIIGTISGFLTIVSGIFLLHAFRDMPFTPDLLPLFLQQGRTDLHASWRSADRHQSCQHQPLLRSEDKGSQSAEEEEEEEGESV, from the exons atgggggcggcaggcgggcgggccgGCTTTTACGTGGGGCTGGGCCTGGCCCTGGCCTCCAGCGCCTTCATCGGCGGCAGCTTCATCCTCAAGAAGAAGGGGCTGCTCCGGCTGTGCCGCCGCGGCCGCGCCAGGGCAG GGCAAGGAGGTCACGCGTACCTGCAGGAATGGCTTTGGTGGGCAGGGCTGCTGTGCA TGGGAGTTGGAGAAGCAGCAAATTTTGCTGCCTATGCCTTTGCCCCTGCAACATTGGTAACTCCACTGGGTGCTCTAAGTGTCCTTGTTAG TGCAGTTCTGTCTTCCACCTTCCTGAATGAGCAGCTGAATGTTCATGGGAAGATTGGCTGCATCCTCAGTATCCTGGGCTCCACAGTGATGGTGATCCACGCTCCGCAGGAAGAAGAGGTTTCCAGCCTGGAGTCAATGGCAGAGAAGCTGAAAGATCCAG gattCATTGTATTTGCTGTATGTGTCCTGGTGAGCTCCCTTCTGCTTATCTTTGTGGCTGGACCCCGTTATGGACAGAGCAATGTCCTGGTTTATGTTTTGGTCTGCTCTGCCATCGGCTCGCTTTCTGTGTCTTGCGTCAAAGGCTTGGGGATTGCCCTGAAAGAACTGTTTTCTGGGAAGCCAGTCCTGAAAGAACCACTGGGTTGGGTGCTCCTGGTGTGCCTGGTGATCTGCATCAGCGTCCAGATCAACTATCTGAACAAAGCCTTGGACATCTTCAACACATCCGTGGTCACACCCGTTTACTATGTGCTCTTCACCACATCAGTCATGATGTGCTCTGCCATCCTCTTCAAGGAGTGGCAACACATGGTGCTAGACAACATCATCGGCACCATCAGCGGCTTCCTCACCATCGTGTCTGGCATCTTCCTCCTGCACGCCTTCAGGGACATGCCCTTCACCCCTGACCTCCTGCCCCTCTTCCTGCAGCAAGGCAGGACAGACCTGCACGCCTCGTGGAGGAGTGCAGACAGGCATCAGTCATGCCAGCACCAGCCTCTTCTGCGCTCAGAGGACAAAGGCTCTCAGAgcgcagaggaggaagaggaggaggaaggtgaaagCGTGTGA
- the TAF7L gene encoding transcription initiation factor TFIID subunit 7-like: MSKSKDDAPHELESQFVLRLPPEYASTVRRAVQSGNVNLKDRLTIELHADGRHGIVRVDRVPLAAKLVDLPCIIESLKTIDKKTFYKTADICQMLVCTVDGDLYPPLEEQTVSTDPKANKKKDKDREKKFIWNHGITLPLKNVRKRRFRKTAKKKYIESPDVEKEVKRLLSTDAEAVSVRWEVIAEDETKEVDNHGSLTSLDISSPGMSGHKQGHGSSEHDELREIFNDISSSSEDEDERDHHDDEDLNIMDTEEDLERQLQDKLNESDGQQQENEGSNQIVMGIQKQIDNLKSKLQETQDRRKRQEDLIMKVENLALKTRLQAVLDEFKQQEEREKQQMTSLQEQLESLMEK, from the exons atgaGTAAGAGCAAGGACGATGCCCCGCATGAGCTGGAGAGCCAGTTCGTGCTGCGGCTGCCGCCG GAATATGCCTCCACTGTGCGGCGAGCGGTACAGTCCGGGAATGTCAACCTGAAGGACAGGCTCACCATTGAGCTACACG CGGATGGGCGCCATGGGATTGTCCGCGTAGACCGGGTGCCGCTGGCGGCCAAGCTGGTAGATCTGCCTTGCATCATCGAGAGCTTAAAAACCATTGACAAGAAAACCTTCTATAAGACAGCGGATATTTGCCAG ATGCTTGTTTGCACTGTGGATGGTGATCTCTACCCGCCTTTGGAAGAGCAAACTGTGAGCACTGACCCCAAGGCAAACAAGAAGAAGGACAAGGACAGAGAGAAGAAATTCATCTGGAACCATGGCA TCACTCTTCCCTTGAAAAATGTACGGAAGAGACGATTCCGGAAGACAGCTAAGAAGAAG TATATTGAGTCTCCTGATGTGGAAAAAGAGGTGAAGCGTCTCCTGAGCACAGACGCCGAAGCTGTCAGTGTCC GCTGGGAAGTCATTGCTGAAGATGAAACAAAAGAAGTAGACAACCATGGTTCGCTCACCAGCCTGGATATCTCCTCCCCAGGGATGTCGGGACATAAGCAAGGCCATGGCTCCTCAG AACATGATGAACTGCGGGAGATATTTAACgacatcagcagcagcagcgaagATGAAGATGAGAGGGATCATCATGACGACGAAGACCTGAACATCATGGACACTGAGGAGGACTTGGAGAGGCAGCTGCAGGACAAGCTCAATGAGTCCGATGGGCAGCAACAGGAGAACGAGGGGTCCAACCAGATAG TCATGGGGATCCAGAAACAGATTGACAACCTGAAAAGTAAACTCCAGGAGACCCAGGACAGGAGGAAGCGCCAGGAAGATCTCATCATGAAAGTGGAGAACCTAGCCCTCAAG ACCCGTCTCCAGGCTGTGCTGGATGAATTCAAGCAGCAAGAAGAGCGAGAGAAGCAGCAG